In one window of Blastopirellula marina DNA:
- a CDS encoding response regulator, giving the protein MAAKPKILCLCDSKNDSEVVEELRQDFEVTEVHSPLRVLAKLRSNPYTGLFISTSHQEVSTRIGNLLENEHILDGMPDGVAMLDRDNTIVWVNACLQRWANRGDLVNQNFYAALNSPEILGPDYCPFHTAVTTGQASGSTLRTEDNRYFHVHAAPVITPTAPPNNLIVTVRDVTDEVIQRQKLDAIHRAGMELADLTTEEIFNMEVSERIELLKSNILHYTKDLLSFDVIEIRLLDQRTGELVPLLSVGIDKEAAERELYAQSTNNGVTGFVASTGKSYLCEDTSKDPLYLEGFKGAKSSLTVPLLLHDQVIGSFNVESPEPRAFTNSDLQFLEIFCRDLAVALNTLELLVAQQANTAQASVEAIHSAVALPIDEILNDAVSLMQRYIGHDEEVVGKLKNIIQNSRDIKRVIQRVGEKMTPAKAVPASAKQEQRPLLRSARVLVADADESVRSAAHALLDRYGCDVETAHDGAEALCMVRAGLHSTGYDVIISDVHLPDMSGHQLMLKLGDIISPVPMILMTGFGYDPGHSIVKARQAGLLPNAVLYKPFRLDQLVETVERVMTAFAGTPSP; this is encoded by the coding sequence TTGGCGGCGAAACCCAAAATCCTGTGCCTGTGCGATTCAAAAAACGACTCTGAAGTCGTCGAAGAACTTCGTCAGGATTTTGAAGTCACCGAAGTGCATTCACCACTTCGCGTGCTTGCCAAGCTCCGTAGCAACCCCTACACCGGGCTCTTCATTTCGACTTCACATCAGGAAGTCTCGACCCGCATTGGAAATCTGCTCGAGAACGAGCACATTTTGGATGGCATGCCGGACGGCGTTGCCATGCTTGATCGGGACAACACCATTGTCTGGGTCAATGCTTGTTTGCAGCGTTGGGCCAATCGGGGTGACCTGGTCAACCAGAACTTCTACGCTGCACTCAACAGTCCCGAGATCCTTGGCCCTGATTACTGTCCGTTCCACACAGCGGTAACGACCGGTCAAGCCAGCGGGTCGACGTTGCGGACCGAGGACAACCGCTATTTCCATGTCCATGCCGCACCGGTCATCACGCCGACGGCTCCGCCGAATAACCTCATCGTTACCGTCCGTGACGTTACCGATGAAGTGATTCAGCGACAGAAGCTCGACGCGATTCATCGAGCTGGTATGGAACTGGCCGACCTGACGACGGAAGAGATCTTCAACATGGAGGTCTCCGAGCGTATCGAACTGCTCAAGAGTAACATCCTCCATTACACGAAAGATCTACTCAGCTTTGACGTGATCGAGATTCGCTTGCTGGATCAGCGTACTGGCGAGTTGGTCCCACTCCTTTCTGTTGGAATCGATAAAGAAGCTGCGGAACGCGAGCTATACGCTCAAAGCACCAACAATGGCGTCACGGGCTTCGTCGCATCGACCGGTAAGAGCTACCTTTGCGAAGACACCAGCAAAGACCCGCTTTACCTCGAAGGTTTCAAGGGAGCGAAAAGCTCGCTGACCGTTCCGTTATTGCTGCACGATCAAGTGATTGGCTCGTTCAACGTTGAAAGCCCCGAGCCCCGTGCATTCACCAACAGTGATCTCCAATTTTTGGAAATCTTCTGTCGTGACCTGGCAGTCGCACTGAACACCCTGGAACTACTAGTCGCGCAGCAAGCTAACACGGCCCAAGCAAGCGTCGAAGCGATCCATAGCGCCGTCGCTCTGCCGATCGACGAGATCTTGAACGACGCCGTGAGCCTGATGCAGCGATACATCGGCCATGACGAAGAAGTGGTCGGCAAGCTGAAGAACATCATTCAGAATAGCCGTGACATCAAGCGAGTGATCCAGCGAGTTGGCGAAAAGATGACGCCAGCCAAGGCAGTTCCTGCCTCCGCCAAACAAGAGCAACGTCCTTTGTTGCGTTCAGCCCGTGTTTTGGTAGCGGACGCGGACGAATCGGTCCGCAGTGCCGCCCACGCGTTGCTCGATCGATACGGCTGCGACGTCGAAACCGCCCATGACGGGGCGGAAGCCTTATGTATGGTACGAGCCGGCCTCCATTCCACCGGTTACGACGTGATCATTAGCGACGTCCATTTGCCCGACATGTCGGGCCACCAGCTGATGCTCAAACTGGGCGATATCATCTCCCCAGTTCCGATGATTCTGATGACTGGTTTTGGATACGATCCTGGTCACTCCATCGTCAAAGCGCGTCAAGCAGGGCTGTTGCCTAACGCGGTTCTCTACAAACCGTTTCGTCTCGACCAACTGGTCGAAACGGTCGAGCGGGTTATGACAGCATTCGCCGGAACGCCGTCACCGTAG
- a CDS encoding aspartyl protease family protein yields MDRSIAIRPWLASLLSVALLGTISNFARCAEPAANLDAHGFEKFGSRWVLPEEIGLKHDLDMLDDIVRRTITLKRQISLAAEENREHWQKQQSANKLIDEIAALMRRNAVGTDEEKKVQKQIEQLKKASRELRDGVAPDRLGGQPHMRAMLEALTLMHQQAAVLTARIETRQSDIRTQYRQLPREVSKWISLQPECEVGPLFRPEQIDQARRKAQASIGMDDVPLFLQGKQKRVGIVLNDQFPSIVTVESDTDRLVVTSNMAFSAGVKNLGPLESVTLPGGYQTKARSGRVQRIRIGSATLQDVSVVVLQPSDEHLGGILGLKVLQAWKPQFADSGISLSLDSSNHASTASN; encoded by the coding sequence ATGGATCGATCGATCGCGATACGTCCTTGGCTTGCCAGCCTGCTCAGCGTCGCCCTCTTGGGCACGATCTCCAACTTCGCGAGATGCGCTGAACCTGCGGCAAATCTCGATGCACACGGATTCGAGAAATTTGGTTCGCGATGGGTGCTTCCCGAAGAAATCGGCCTCAAGCATGATCTCGATATGCTGGACGATATCGTGCGTCGCACGATCACCTTGAAACGTCAAATCTCTCTCGCGGCGGAAGAAAATCGTGAGCACTGGCAGAAACAGCAATCAGCCAACAAGCTGATCGACGAGATCGCGGCTTTGATGCGTCGAAATGCGGTCGGAACCGACGAAGAAAAGAAGGTTCAAAAGCAGATTGAGCAATTGAAGAAGGCCAGTCGTGAACTGCGCGACGGCGTTGCTCCAGATCGTCTTGGCGGGCAACCGCATATGCGGGCCATGCTGGAAGCGCTCACCTTGATGCATCAACAAGCCGCCGTGCTCACCGCTCGCATCGAGACGCGACAATCGGACATTCGTACCCAGTATCGGCAGCTGCCGCGAGAAGTGTCCAAATGGATCTCTTTGCAGCCAGAGTGCGAAGTGGGTCCGCTGTTCCGCCCTGAGCAAATCGATCAGGCACGACGCAAAGCGCAAGCATCGATCGGCATGGACGACGTTCCTTTGTTCTTACAAGGGAAACAGAAACGAGTGGGCATCGTATTAAACGATCAGTTCCCCAGTATCGTAACTGTCGAGTCTGATACCGATCGTCTTGTCGTAACCTCAAACATGGCCTTTTCGGCCGGAGTGAAGAATCTTGGGCCACTGGAATCCGTAACCCTGCCAGGAGGGTACCAAACAAAAGCCCGTTCAGGCCGTGTCCAACGCATTCGTATTGGTTCGGCAACTTTGCAGGATGTATCAGTTGTGGTTCTACAACCCTCGGATGAACATCTAGGGGGCATTCTCGGCCTCAAGGTTCTCCAAGCGTGGAAACCGCAATTTGCAGACTCGGGTATCTCACTTTCACTCGATTCCAGTAACCACGCATCTACGGCTTCGAACTAG
- a CDS encoding ThiF family adenylyltransferase, with the protein MALTEDKRMMTPDNDPFARYARQMSYARFGREGQERLAHATALVVGVGALGSVIANTLARSGVGRLRIVDRDYIEWNNLQRQVIYTEEDVRQRLPKAIAAKNHLSAANSDIQIEAEIADVDHRNIERLCQGVDVIVDGTDNFEVRFLLNDASLKLGIPWVYGGCIGAEGQTMTIMPGEGPCLRCIIPDSPPPGTTPTCDTAGILAPIIGVIASLESMEALKILSGHQTQVNRTLTVFDLWENRIRPVKLGSINDRSGCPACGQHNLEWLAGKRGSQSAVLCGRNAIQLSFAEQESVDLTALAENLRQHGTVEANPYLLRATIGDHAFTLFGDGRCIVHGTDDPAEARSLHARYIGT; encoded by the coding sequence GTGGCTCTTACCGAAGACAAGCGGATGATGACACCTGACAACGATCCCTTCGCCCGATATGCTCGGCAGATGAGCTATGCGCGCTTCGGCCGTGAGGGGCAAGAACGTCTCGCCCATGCCACGGCCCTGGTGGTTGGCGTCGGTGCATTAGGATCAGTGATCGCTAACACGCTTGCGAGAAGCGGTGTCGGCAGGCTGAGGATTGTCGATCGCGACTACATCGAATGGAATAATCTGCAAAGACAGGTCATTTACACGGAGGAAGACGTTCGGCAACGGCTTCCCAAGGCGATTGCCGCGAAGAACCATCTTTCCGCTGCGAACTCTGATATTCAGATCGAAGCCGAGATCGCGGATGTCGACCACCGCAACATCGAACGCCTTTGCCAAGGTGTCGATGTGATTGTTGACGGGACCGATAATTTTGAAGTCCGTTTTCTGCTGAACGATGCCTCGCTCAAGCTGGGCATTCCGTGGGTTTACGGTGGCTGCATTGGCGCGGAAGGGCAAACGATGACGATCATGCCTGGCGAGGGCCCCTGCCTGCGCTGCATCATTCCCGATTCGCCTCCTCCTGGAACCACACCAACTTGCGACACGGCCGGGATTCTAGCGCCGATCATTGGCGTGATCGCTTCGCTGGAAAGCATGGAGGCGTTAAAGATCCTAAGTGGCCACCAAACGCAAGTGAACCGAACGCTAACGGTTTTCGATCTTTGGGAAAATCGCATTCGCCCGGTAAAGCTTGGCAGTATTAACGATCGTAGCGGTTGTCCGGCTTGCGGTCAGCACAATCTGGAATGGCTCGCCGGTAAGCGGGGAAGCCAATCGGCGGTCCTCTGCGGTCGCAATGCCATTCAATTAAGTTTTGCCGAACAAGAGTCAGTCGATCTAACCGCCTTGGCAGAAAACCTACGCCAACATGGAACCGTGGAAGCAAATCCGTACCTTCTGCGAGCCACCATCGGCGATCACGCATTTACGCTTTTCGGGGATGGCCGTTGTATCGTCCACGGCACCGACGATCCAGCCGAAGCCAGATCGCTTCATGCTCGCTATATCGGGACATAA
- the uvrA gene encoding excinuclease ABC subunit UvrA — MQIEARGVEVHNLKKVDLDIPHRQLIVFCGVSGSGKTSMALDTLYAEGQRRYIESFSAYTRQFLDRLEKPEADRIDNIPPALAVTKVNDTRSSRSTVGTATETTDYLRLLFSKIGVIICPSCQQEITKDTPGRVADQIVAAEGSGRMMVAFPIICEPDETEGLIEQLREDGFVRAISDGQTVSLTPDQDEPLTKRLQAGESISIVVDRLTLDSLKIERLRESLESGFAQGNGVCEILVQPTERGQLASNGVSVEIDGQPWTRLRYSSQLRCEKCNLQFIEPDPRLFNFNSPLGACPDCEGFGNIIDMDMDLIVPDRRKSIAEGAIAPWNTPAYKHELEELIALAPDYDIPINTPYRDLTEKQVNLIIEGVPEREFGGLKGFFAWLERRKYKMHMRVFLSRWRSFRMCKACQGTRLRPEALAVRVGGKNIAEISSMKIVDAVAHFRQIKLSDYESALCRQVMPQVLARLEYLCIVGLGYLALDRSLRTLSGGEAQRVTLTSTLGSSLVNMLYVLDEPTAGLHPSDITRLNEAIVDLRNRGNTVVVVEHEETLIRTADQIVEFGPGAGERGGEIMFQGSPTEIEEDEDSLTGEFLSGRRSVVRKRARRATTHGRVRLKGARGNNLKNLEVEFPLGVLTVVTGVSGAGKSSLVDQTLYPALCRRKRKENIQSLPYDDVFGDGQIDDVVLVDQGPIGRSPRSNPVTYIKAFDEIRNVFASTVQARTRNLTASHFSFNVQGGRCESCNGDGHIAIDMQFMADVYVKCPECKGQRYKKEVLEITYRGKSIADVLNMTVREAFVFFRGQPKVQAKLNLLNEVGLDYLRLGQPANTLSSGEAQRLKLAGNLATTKKARTLFLMDEPTTGLHFADIVQLLDCFANLLQIGHSLIVVEHNIHVMMAADYIIDLGPGAADEGGNIVAMGTPEEISENSDSVTGRHLAAALKHLKV, encoded by the coding sequence ATGCAGATCGAAGCCCGAGGGGTTGAAGTTCATAACCTGAAAAAGGTGGACCTCGACATTCCACATCGCCAGTTGATCGTCTTTTGCGGAGTCAGCGGGAGTGGGAAGACGAGCATGGCCCTCGATACGCTTTACGCCGAGGGACAGCGTCGGTATATCGAGAGTTTCTCTGCCTACACACGGCAATTTCTTGATCGACTGGAGAAACCTGAAGCGGACCGGATCGACAACATCCCTCCGGCCTTAGCCGTCACCAAGGTCAACGATACCCGCTCGAGCCGCTCAACGGTCGGAACCGCGACCGAGACGACCGACTACCTGCGTCTTCTATTTAGCAAAATCGGCGTCATCATTTGCCCAAGTTGCCAACAAGAGATCACGAAGGACACCCCAGGTCGGGTCGCGGATCAAATTGTTGCCGCCGAGGGCAGTGGCCGAATGATGGTTGCATTCCCCATTATCTGCGAACCTGATGAAACGGAGGGACTGATCGAGCAACTTCGTGAAGATGGCTTTGTTCGCGCGATCTCGGATGGTCAAACGGTCTCACTGACGCCAGACCAAGATGAACCGCTTACCAAACGGCTGCAAGCTGGTGAATCGATTTCGATCGTCGTCGATCGCCTGACGCTCGATTCGCTGAAGATTGAACGGTTGCGAGAATCGCTGGAATCAGGCTTCGCCCAGGGAAACGGCGTTTGTGAAATCCTGGTTCAGCCAACCGAACGAGGGCAGCTCGCCAGCAACGGGGTCTCTGTCGAGATCGATGGTCAGCCCTGGACCAGGCTACGTTACAGTAGCCAGCTTCGCTGTGAGAAATGCAACCTCCAGTTTATCGAACCTGATCCACGCCTGTTCAACTTTAATAGTCCGCTCGGTGCCTGCCCTGACTGCGAAGGCTTTGGCAACATCATCGATATGGACATGGATCTGATTGTGCCCGATCGTCGCAAGTCGATCGCCGAAGGCGCCATCGCCCCTTGGAACACGCCGGCATACAAACACGAACTGGAAGAATTGATCGCGCTCGCTCCCGACTACGATATTCCGATCAATACGCCCTACCGTGACCTGACCGAAAAGCAGGTCAATCTGATCATTGAAGGGGTCCCGGAACGCGAATTTGGCGGGCTCAAGGGATTCTTCGCATGGCTCGAGCGACGCAAGTACAAGATGCACATGCGAGTCTTCCTCAGCCGTTGGCGGAGCTTCCGCATGTGCAAAGCCTGTCAAGGAACTCGTTTGCGGCCTGAAGCACTCGCCGTGCGGGTCGGTGGAAAGAACATCGCCGAGATCTCCTCGATGAAGATTGTCGACGCGGTCGCCCATTTTCGCCAAATCAAGCTTAGCGACTATGAAAGCGCGTTGTGTCGGCAAGTGATGCCGCAAGTACTCGCTCGGCTGGAATACCTATGCATCGTCGGTCTTGGCTATCTGGCCCTCGATCGTTCCCTACGCACGTTAAGTGGCGGTGAAGCCCAACGGGTTACGCTCACCAGCACGCTGGGATCGAGCCTGGTGAACATGCTGTACGTGCTCGACGAACCAACCGCTGGTCTCCACCCAAGCGACATCACTCGATTGAACGAGGCGATTGTCGATCTGCGAAATCGCGGTAATACGGTCGTTGTCGTCGAACACGAAGAGACGCTCATTCGCACCGCCGATCAAATTGTCGAGTTTGGTCCCGGGGCGGGCGAACGAGGCGGTGAGATTATGTTCCAAGGTTCGCCGACGGAGATCGAGGAAGACGAAGACAGCCTTACCGGCGAGTTCCTTTCTGGCCGCCGGAGCGTCGTCCGCAAGCGCGCCCGTCGCGCCACCACGCACGGTCGCGTTCGCCTTAAAGGTGCTCGTGGCAACAATCTGAAAAACCTGGAAGTGGAATTCCCGCTTGGCGTGCTTACGGTCGTTACGGGGGTATCTGGTGCTGGGAAGAGCTCGCTTGTCGATCAAACCCTCTACCCTGCCCTTTGCCGCAGAAAGCGGAAGGAAAACATCCAGAGCCTGCCATACGACGACGTATTTGGCGACGGACAGATCGACGATGTCGTGCTCGTCGACCAAGGCCCGATTGGACGGTCGCCACGCTCCAACCCCGTAACTTACATCAAAGCATTCGACGAAATCCGCAATGTTTTTGCCAGCACGGTCCAAGCACGCACCCGCAACTTGACCGCAAGCCACTTTAGCTTCAATGTTCAAGGGGGACGCTGCGAAAGCTGTAACGGCGATGGACATATCGCTATCGACATGCAGTTTATGGCCGACGTGTACGTGAAATGTCCCGAATGCAAAGGACAGCGATATAAGAAGGAAGTCCTAGAGATCACATATCGCGGTAAGAGCATTGCCGACGTATTGAACATGACCGTTCGAGAAGCGTTCGTGTTCTTCCGTGGACAACCGAAAGTTCAAGCTAAGCTGAACCTGTTGAACGAGGTCGGACTCGACTACTTGCGATTGGGTCAGCCCGCCAACACACTTTCCTCAGGGGAGGCCCAACGCTTGAAACTGGCAGGCAATTTGGCCACCACCAAAAAGGCCCGCACGCTATTCTTGATGGACGAGCCAACCACTGGCTTGCACTTTGCGGATATTGTTCAGCTACTGGATTGCTTCGCGAACCTATTGCAGATCGGACATTCTCTGATCGTTGTCGAACACAACATCCATGTGATGATGGCCGCCGACTACATCATTGATTTGGGCCCTGGCGCCGCGGATGAAGGGGGCAATATCGTCGCGATGGGAACGCCTGAAGAGATCTCGGAGAACTCCGATTCGGTCACCGGCAGGCACTTGGCCGCCGCGCTAAAACACCTGAAAGTGTGA
- a CDS encoding cupin domain-containing protein — translation MKIQNIDQGDATPVEMDGVAGCQVKQLISQQDGAPMFAMRQFEVAPGGYTPHHHHPYEHEVYVISGEGVILENDAPRPIKAGDAILVEPDEIHQFRNTGSTPLKFLCLVPNAANNAQFPPECQK, via the coding sequence GTGAAGATTCAGAATATTGACCAAGGAGACGCGACTCCAGTCGAGATGGATGGAGTTGCCGGATGCCAAGTGAAGCAATTGATCAGCCAGCAAGATGGAGCCCCGATGTTCGCCATGCGGCAGTTTGAAGTGGCTCCTGGCGGCTACACCCCCCACCATCATCACCCATACGAACACGAAGTTTACGTGATTTCTGGGGAAGGGGTAATCTTAGAGAACGATGCACCTCGGCCAATCAAAGCGGGCGATGCCATCCTGGTGGAACCTGATGAGATCCACCAGTTTCGTAATACCGGTAGCACACCGCTTAAATTTCTATGCTTAGTTCCAAACGCAGCCAATAATGCCCAGTTCCCTCCTGAGTGCCAGAAATAA